One window from the genome of Leucobacter aridicollis encodes:
- a CDS encoding adenylate kinase: MTVTRLLIIGPPGAGKGTQASKIAESYGVPAISTGDIFRANIKGGTELGQRVQAIIESGELVPDSLTNEIVQDRLQQEDAAGGFLLDGYPRNVEQVEALDGMLEGDALDAVVLLEADTDEVVARLLKRAEIEGRADDTEEVIRHRQDVYAQQTAPLIELFTERGILVSVDGLGGIDEVAERIAVALSERLGR; the protein is encoded by the coding sequence GTGACAGTAACTCGACTTCTCATCATTGGCCCTCCTGGCGCGGGCAAAGGCACCCAGGCTTCGAAGATCGCCGAATCGTATGGCGTTCCCGCGATCTCCACTGGAGACATTTTTCGCGCGAACATCAAGGGCGGCACGGAGCTCGGACAGCGTGTGCAGGCGATCATTGAGTCGGGCGAGCTCGTTCCAGACTCGCTGACGAACGAGATCGTTCAGGATCGCCTCCAGCAGGAGGACGCTGCAGGCGGATTCCTGCTCGATGGCTACCCGAGAAATGTTGAGCAGGTTGAGGCTCTTGACGGGATGCTTGAGGGCGACGCGCTTGACGCGGTTGTGCTCCTTGAAGCCGATACTGACGAGGTCGTCGCGCGTCTCTTGAAGCGCGCCGAGATCGAGGGTCGTGCAGACGACACTGAAGAGGTAATCCGCCACCGCCAGGATGTGTACGCGCAGCAGACTGCTCCGCTTATCGAGCTCTTCACTGAGCGCGGCATTCTTGTGAGCGTTGACGGGCTTGGGGGCATCGACGAGGTCGCCGAGCGCATTGCCGTCGCCCTCAGCGAGAGGTTGGGCCGCTAG
- the soxR gene encoding redox-sensitive transcriptional activator SoxR, whose amino-acid sequence MERKTPTDNLTIGEVAARAGIATSAIRFYEQEGLISSVRTAGNQRRYPRHTLRRLSIIGYAKRLGIPLTEVTVVFESLPADRMPSKRDWTRISARWSALLDERRRRLEALQQELAACIGCGCLSLSNCNALNPGDVLAEQGSGPVRLEEVAEGGSTAPS is encoded by the coding sequence ATGGAACGCAAGACTCCGACAGACAACCTGACGATCGGCGAGGTCGCCGCCCGAGCCGGAATCGCGACCTCTGCGATCCGTTTCTACGAGCAGGAGGGGCTCATCTCATCCGTGCGCACTGCCGGAAACCAGCGACGCTACCCCCGCCACACGCTGCGCCGGCTCTCGATCATCGGCTACGCGAAGCGTCTAGGGATTCCGCTCACAGAGGTCACCGTCGTGTTTGAGTCACTGCCAGCAGACAGAATGCCAAGCAAGCGCGACTGGACACGGATCTCTGCGCGCTGGTCCGCCCTGCTCGACGAGCGCAGGCGGCGGCTTGAGGCATTGCAGCAGGAGCTTGCGGCATGCATCGGGTGCGGCTGTCTCTCACTCAGCAACTGCAACGCGCTCAACCCCGGCGACGTACTCGCGGAGCAGGGCTCGGGCCCCGTGCGGCTCGAGGAAGTAGCGGAAGGCGGTTCCACCGCGCCGAGCTAG
- the secY gene encoding preprotein translocase subunit SecY, giving the protein MFSAIGRIFRTPDLRRKIVFTLGIVALFRLGSFIPTPFVDFNNVQACLASNKGDGTAGLYDMVNLFSGGALLQLSIFALGIMPYITASIITQLLRVVIPHFETLHKEGQAGQAKLTQYTRYLTIALAVLQSTTLITVARSGQLFGSAVNQACQNLVAQEWWAILIMIITMTAGTGLIMWFGELITERGVGNGMSLLIFTSIAASFPGALWVIKEQRGWEVFFFVILVGMLVIGAVVFVEQSQRRIPVQYAKRVVGRRTYGGSSTYIPIKVNMAGVIPVIFASAILYLPMLIAQFNQPKAGEEPAAWIVWVQNNLVYGDQPLYMLVFFLLVIGFTFFYVQITFNPEEVADNMKKYSGFIPGIRAGRPTAEYLNYVLTRITSAGSLYLGIIALLPLVALSFFGANQNFPFGGASILIIVGVGLETVKQIDAQLQQRHYEGLLK; this is encoded by the coding sequence TTGTTCAGCGCCATTGGACGGATCTTCCGTACACCCGACCTCCGTCGGAAGATCGTTTTTACGCTCGGAATCGTCGCACTGTTCCGTCTCGGTTCGTTTATCCCTACGCCGTTTGTTGACTTCAACAACGTCCAGGCCTGCCTTGCCTCGAACAAGGGTGACGGCACCGCCGGTCTCTACGACATGGTCAACCTCTTTAGCGGCGGCGCACTCCTGCAGCTTTCGATCTTCGCGCTCGGCATCATGCCGTACATTACTGCGTCGATCATCACCCAGCTTCTGCGCGTGGTTATCCCGCACTTCGAGACCCTCCACAAGGAGGGCCAGGCTGGCCAGGCGAAGCTCACGCAGTACACCCGTTACCTGACGATCGCGCTCGCAGTGCTGCAGTCGACGACGCTCATCACCGTCGCGCGTTCAGGCCAGCTCTTCGGCTCGGCTGTGAACCAGGCCTGCCAGAACCTTGTCGCGCAGGAGTGGTGGGCGATCCTCATCATGATCATCACGATGACCGCCGGTACCGGCCTCATTATGTGGTTCGGTGAGCTCATCACCGAGCGTGGCGTCGGCAATGGCATGTCGCTTCTCATCTTCACCTCGATCGCTGCGAGCTTCCCCGGCGCCCTCTGGGTCATCAAGGAGCAGCGTGGCTGGGAGGTCTTCTTCTTTGTCATTCTCGTCGGCATGCTGGTCATTGGCGCTGTCGTGTTCGTCGAGCAGTCCCAGCGCCGTATCCCGGTGCAGTACGCGAAGCGCGTTGTTGGACGTCGCACCTACGGCGGTTCCAGCACGTACATTCCGATCAAGGTGAATATGGCTGGCGTGATCCCAGTCATCTTCGCCTCGGCGATCCTGTATCTCCCGATGCTGATTGCTCAGTTCAATCAGCCGAAGGCGGGCGAGGAGCCCGCCGCGTGGATCGTGTGGGTCCAGAACAACCTCGTGTACGGCGATCAGCCGCTGTACATGCTCGTGTTCTTCCTGCTCGTCATTGGGTTTACGTTCTTCTACGTCCAGATCACCTTCAATCCTGAAGAGGTCGCGGACAACATGAAGAAGTACTCGGGCTTTATCCCCGGCATTCGTGCGGGCCGCCCGACGGCTGAGTACCTGAACTACGTGCTGACGCGCATCACCAGCGCTGGCTCGCTCTACCTCGGCATCATTGCGCTGCTTCCGCTCGTGGCGCTTTCGTTCTTCGGCGCAAACCAGAACTTCCCGTTCGGTGGCGCGTCGATCCTCATTATCGTTGGCGTGGGTCTCGAGACCGTCAAGCAGATTGACGCTCAGCTCCAGCAGCGCCACTACGAAGGACTTCTCAAGTGA
- the rpsK gene encoding 30S ribosomal protein S11, whose amino-acid sequence MAAPKSAARKPRRKDKKNIAVGHAHIKSTFNNTIISITDTTGAVLTWASSGGVGFKGSRKSTPFAAQLAAESVARKAQEHGMKKVDVFVKGPGSGRETAIRSLQAAGLEVGSINDVTPQTHNGCRPPKRRRV is encoded by the coding sequence ATGGCTGCACCTAAGTCGGCTGCGCGCAAGCCGCGCCGCAAGGACAAGAAGAACATCGCCGTGGGCCACGCCCACATCAAGTCGACGTTCAACAACACGATCATCTCGATCACGGACACCACTGGTGCCGTGCTGACCTGGGCTTCCTCGGGTGGAGTTGGCTTCAAGGGTTCGCGTAAGTCGACCCCGTTCGCCGCTCAGCTCGCCGCAGAGTCCGTCGCCCGTAAGGCGCAGGAGCACGGCATGAAGAAGGTCGACGTCTTCGTGAAGGGCCCCGGTTCGGGCCGCGAGACCGCGATCCGCTCGCTGCAGGCCGCAGGCCTCGAGGTTGGCTCGATTAACGACGTCACCCCGCAGACCCACAACGGCTGCCGCCCACCGAAGCGTCGCCGCGTCTGA
- a CDS encoding MFS transporter, protein MTENATNKTEDAGNAFEGGGDVRLFSAAHVVQASILAGGTVLYAMNLYFTAALLPSIVSDIGGEALFAWVATGFLIAAVIASTLVAGTIAALGAKGAYLVGFSGFALGSAAAAVSGTMELFVASRILQGVGGGLLAGLGYAVIRSALPRALWLKAAALVSAMWGVGALVGPSLGGVSGELGAWRTAYAVLAGVAILLGVLCIRALPARAITDRVPEPLPYASLLVLAGAAASLSIAPMLRPAGHDSLAIAIGALLLVLFLAVESRARHTVLPKLAFARGNQLKWVYVLVATLCAGVMIETYVPLFGQQLGGLSPVWAGFLGAALSLGWTGMQLVSVKFGPRLARAAMIGAPSLLAVSMAAFGLLQAPESSPGRILAWALALVLGGVAIGAVFPHLSVRAMGVSADAAEGEKAAAALSTTQLISYALVSALLGIFAAGAHGDLVVAAERISFGLAAIAGFGVVPGLMLIRSARNAR, encoded by the coding sequence GTGACTGAAAATGCAACGAACAAGACCGAAGACGCAGGCAACGCATTCGAAGGTGGGGGAGATGTCCGCCTCTTCTCAGCAGCCCACGTTGTGCAAGCATCGATCCTCGCGGGCGGGACCGTGCTGTACGCCATGAACCTGTACTTCACCGCGGCGCTCCTCCCCTCAATCGTCAGTGACATAGGAGGGGAGGCGCTATTCGCCTGGGTCGCGACGGGGTTCCTCATCGCCGCGGTGATCGCCTCGACGCTAGTCGCCGGCACCATCGCCGCGCTAGGCGCGAAAGGAGCATACCTCGTCGGATTCTCAGGCTTCGCCCTCGGGTCAGCCGCCGCCGCTGTGAGCGGCACAATGGAACTGTTCGTTGCGAGCCGCATCCTTCAAGGCGTCGGCGGTGGGCTGCTTGCCGGGCTCGGCTACGCAGTCATCAGGTCGGCGCTGCCACGTGCTCTCTGGCTGAAGGCCGCGGCCCTCGTCTCGGCAATGTGGGGTGTTGGGGCGCTTGTCGGGCCGAGCCTGGGTGGCGTTTCTGGGGAGCTCGGCGCGTGGCGGACAGCCTACGCAGTGCTTGCCGGCGTCGCGATCCTGCTCGGCGTGCTCTGCATCCGGGCGCTCCCGGCTCGTGCTATCACTGATCGTGTGCCGGAGCCGCTTCCCTATGCGTCGCTCCTCGTGCTCGCCGGCGCAGCGGCGAGCCTTAGCATCGCGCCTATGCTCCGCCCCGCGGGGCACGATAGCCTGGCCATTGCTATCGGCGCGCTTCTGCTCGTGCTCTTTCTCGCAGTTGAGTCGCGTGCGCGTCACACTGTGCTCCCTAAGCTTGCGTTCGCTCGCGGAAACCAGCTGAAATGGGTCTACGTGCTTGTCGCGACGCTCTGCGCCGGGGTCATGATTGAGACATACGTGCCGCTGTTTGGGCAGCAGCTCGGCGGCCTGTCGCCGGTGTGGGCCGGGTTCCTCGGAGCCGCGCTCTCGCTCGGTTGGACAGGAATGCAGCTCGTGAGCGTGAAGTTTGGCCCGCGGCTCGCTCGCGCGGCAATGATCGGCGCACCGAGCTTGCTCGCGGTGTCAATGGCGGCGTTCGGTCTGCTGCAGGCGCCTGAATCTAGCCCTGGCAGGATCCTCGCCTGGGCGCTCGCGCTCGTGCTCGGTGGGGTCGCGATTGGCGCTGTGTTTCCACACCTCAGTGTGCGCGCGATGGGCGTTAGCGCCGACGCCGCGGAGGGTGAAAAGGCCGCCGCTGCGCTCAGCACAACCCAGCTGATCTCATACGCTCTCGTCTCAGCTCTCCTGGGAATCTTCGCCGCTGGGGCGCACGGAGACCTCGTTGTGGCTGCCGAGCGGATCTCGTTTGGTCTCGCCGCCATTGCTGGGTTCGGTGTCGTTCCCGGTCTCATGCTGATCCGCAGCGCCCGCAATGCGCGATGA
- a CDS encoding PaaX family transcriptional regulator, giving the protein MISSVSATAPSPSPTVASPTVASPTVTVSARTLIDGSFNAAGEAQLAAVYDVGLALGIAEQTVRLALRRMQAAGELTQIGRGRAGRIERTPDARARTRRERALVDFAFAQDAGSVVWDEKWRLYAFSIPERSRAERDALRNALVWLGAAPIGAGMYASPHELGDELAATLSPTTIERWLVRATSTDLTLPGFSTHQDIAEGLWPAETTIAAYAPLAAVLASPANGSLDEIAASARALQLAEGLDQALAVDPLLPGELRQADWEPKRLRGAFMAEWETLEQAWPTLPMFS; this is encoded by the coding sequence GTGATTTCAAGCGTAAGCGCCACTGCGCCGAGCCCCTCGCCCACTGTCGCATCACCCACTGTCGCGTCTCCCACCGTCACAGTATCCGCACGCACGCTCATCGACGGCTCCTTTAACGCAGCGGGTGAAGCGCAGCTTGCAGCGGTCTACGATGTCGGCCTCGCGCTCGGCATCGCCGAGCAGACCGTGCGGCTCGCGCTGCGCCGCATGCAGGCCGCCGGCGAGCTCACGCAGATAGGCCGCGGCCGCGCCGGCCGCATCGAACGCACCCCCGACGCGCGTGCACGGACGCGTCGGGAACGGGCGCTCGTCGACTTCGCATTCGCGCAGGACGCGGGAAGCGTCGTCTGGGACGAAAAATGGCGCCTGTACGCATTCTCCATCCCCGAACGTTCACGCGCGGAACGCGATGCACTCCGAAACGCACTGGTCTGGCTCGGCGCCGCACCGATCGGTGCTGGAATGTATGCCAGCCCACACGAGCTCGGAGATGAGCTCGCGGCAACGCTCTCGCCAACCACAATCGAAAGATGGCTCGTTCGGGCAACCTCGACCGACCTCACCCTTCCTGGATTTAGCACCCACCAAGACATCGCGGAGGGCCTGTGGCCCGCCGAGACGACGATAGCCGCTTATGCACCACTGGCCGCCGTACTCGCGTCGCCAGCGAACGGAAGCCTCGATGAGATCGCCGCAAGCGCGCGAGCGCTGCAGCTCGCAGAGGGGCTTGACCAGGCACTCGCAGTGGATCCGCTCCTGCCCGGTGAGCTTCGCCAAGCCGATTGGGAGCCGAAGCGCCTTCGCGGTGCGTTCATGGCGGAGTGGGAAACGCTCGAGCAGGCGTGGCCCACGCTCCCGATGTTCAGCTAG
- the rpsM gene encoding 30S ribosomal protein S13, translating to MARIAGVDIPREKRVEIALTYIYGVGRTSALKTLEATGIDGNTRVRDLSDDQLVLLRDHIEGNFKVEGDLRREVQADIRRKVEIGSYQGIRHRRGMPVHGQRTKTNARTRKGPKRTVAGKKK from the coding sequence ATGGCACGTATTGCAGGCGTAGACATCCCGCGCGAAAAGCGCGTAGAGATCGCGCTCACCTACATCTATGGCGTCGGCCGCACGAGCGCACTCAAGACGCTCGAGGCGACTGGCATCGACGGGAACACCCGTGTTCGCGACCTGAGCGACGACCAGCTCGTTCTGCTCCGCGACCACATCGAGGGCAACTTCAAGGTAGAGGGTGACCTCCGCCGTGAGGTTCAGGCCGACATCCGCCGCAAGGTTGAGATCGGCAGCTACCAGGGTATTCGCCACCGCCGGGGCATGCCTGTGCATGGTCAGCGCACCAAGACGAACGCTCGTACCCGCAAGGGCCCGAAGCGCACCGTCGCCGGTAAGAAGAAGTAA
- the infA gene encoding translation initiation factor IF-1, producing the protein MAKKDGVIEIEGQVAEALPNAQFRVELTNGHRVLAHISGKMRQHYIRILPGDRVIVELTPYDLTRGRIVYRYK; encoded by the coding sequence ATGGCGAAGAAAGACGGCGTCATCGAGATCGAGGGCCAGGTAGCTGAGGCGCTCCCGAACGCACAGTTCCGGGTAGAGCTTACAAACGGCCACAGGGTGCTCGCGCACATCTCGGGCAAAATGCGTCAGCACTACATCCGCATTCTCCCAGGAGACCGCGTGATTGTTGAGTTGACCCCGTACGATCTGACCCGCGGTCGCATCGTCTACCGTTACAAGTAG
- a CDS encoding YqeB family protein, giving the protein MNATGESAEATTLKMTTGTKALIWAVLGAAGVGLGLALPWILQHAASWPIPYINALQALGSIDSPFMVAGRPAVLGVIGLAFAFYITHEAAQLVITNQSIQVTEGDDTRVIERRNVGGVYAKGGKVRIESREGRVLFHDDVEGGKAAIAAAFTRHGYPWESIDRGSRVAAQ; this is encoded by the coding sequence ATGAATGCGACCGGTGAAAGCGCCGAGGCGACAACGCTCAAGATGACGACAGGCACGAAGGCACTCATCTGGGCGGTGCTCGGCGCGGCAGGCGTCGGCCTCGGCCTCGCACTCCCCTGGATCCTTCAGCACGCTGCCTCGTGGCCAATCCCTTACATCAACGCGCTTCAGGCGCTCGGCTCAATCGATTCCCCGTTCATGGTGGCCGGCAGGCCCGCCGTCCTCGGCGTCATTGGCCTCGCCTTTGCGTTCTACATCACCCACGAGGCAGCCCAACTTGTCATCACCAACCAGTCAATTCAGGTGACTGAGGGTGACGACACAAGAGTCATCGAGCGCAGGAACGTTGGGGGCGTCTACGCGAAAGGCGGCAAGGTGCGGATCGAGTCCCGCGAAGGCCGGGTCCTGTTTCACGACGATGTCGAGGGCGGCAAGGCGGCAATCGCCGCGGCGTTCACCCGCCACGGCTACCCCTGGGAGTCAATCGACCGCGGCTCGCGGGTGGCTGCGCAGTGA
- a CDS encoding FAD-dependent monooxygenase: MQENTTRREVIIVGAGPVGLTLAALLGQRGVDVLVVEAHPGLSRHPKARGVSASSMETYRGLGIEGAVRAASLPAEHVRFFRGKSLIDPVAELTAGASGPTGSSVNTPSPGALCSQDRLEPVLAEAVREAGADLMLGARVVDLAEDERGVTVTIDGVAGRSELRADWVVGCDGARSIVRERAGIALQGEQDLGRYLSVRFRAPLGKVVQGREATSYFISGGKGGFLAVDNDTEWIYQYPISVGEESDALRHDLPRLVELVRDAAGISDLPVEVTDTMLWRMDACVADSFRAGRLLLAGDSAHQTPPTGGHGMNVGIADAQALAWQLIAVIRGEAEASLLDSYTAQRRPVAVAVVDRSLGNAGRAYGIEDELLLGSGYAPAQALPEGPYAPAALPGRRLPHAELDGGGSVLDAEWGRARLLVAGSAERWADWKSSVPAGPHVDLAVVSLTEGEWASAALLNRAQLAPGEALLVRPDGVIAARAASCEPTSWLDEAVAAMLGG, from the coding sequence TTGCAAGAGAACACGACGCGGCGAGAAGTCATCATCGTTGGTGCGGGTCCGGTTGGCCTGACGCTCGCGGCGCTGCTCGGCCAGCGGGGCGTCGACGTGCTTGTGGTCGAGGCGCACCCGGGGTTGTCTCGGCACCCGAAGGCTCGAGGCGTCTCCGCGAGCTCAATGGAGACCTACCGTGGGTTGGGCATCGAGGGTGCCGTGCGGGCGGCATCGCTCCCAGCCGAGCACGTGCGCTTTTTTCGGGGGAAGAGCCTCATTGACCCAGTAGCAGAGCTGACTGCAGGGGCCTCGGGTCCCACCGGGTCCTCGGTGAATACGCCCTCACCAGGTGCGCTGTGCTCGCAAGACCGCCTCGAACCGGTGCTCGCCGAGGCGGTGCGGGAGGCCGGTGCCGATCTGATGCTCGGGGCTCGGGTTGTTGATCTCGCCGAAGACGAGCGCGGTGTCACTGTCACTATCGATGGTGTCGCTGGGCGCAGTGAACTCCGCGCCGACTGGGTCGTCGGGTGCGATGGGGCGCGCAGTATCGTCCGAGAGCGGGCGGGTATCGCGCTTCAAGGTGAGCAGGATCTCGGCCGCTATCTTTCCGTCCGCTTCCGCGCGCCGCTCGGGAAGGTTGTGCAAGGACGCGAGGCGACCTCCTACTTCATCTCGGGAGGAAAAGGGGGGTTTCTCGCGGTTGACAACGATACCGAGTGGATCTATCAGTATCCGATTTCGGTCGGCGAAGAGTCCGACGCCCTCAGGCACGACCTGCCGCGGCTTGTGGAGCTCGTGCGCGACGCAGCAGGCATATCGGACCTCCCAGTTGAGGTCACCGACACAATGCTCTGGCGCATGGACGCCTGCGTTGCTGACTCATTCCGCGCGGGACGGCTCCTGCTCGCTGGCGACTCTGCGCATCAGACCCCACCAACGGGCGGACACGGCATGAATGTCGGAATCGCTGACGCTCAGGCACTTGCGTGGCAGCTAATAGCCGTGATCCGGGGCGAGGCAGAGGCCTCCCTCCTCGACAGCTATACGGCGCAGCGCCGGCCCGTCGCGGTCGCGGTTGTTGATCGTTCACTCGGCAACGCGGGCCGGGCGTATGGCATCGAGGACGAGTTGCTCTTAGGGAGTGGCTACGCGCCGGCGCAGGCGCTGCCCGAAGGCCCATATGCGCCAGCTGCGCTGCCGGGACGCCGGCTGCCACACGCGGAACTCGACGGTGGCGGCTCGGTGCTCGACGCCGAATGGGGGCGCGCACGACTTCTCGTTGCGGGCAGCGCTGAGCGTTGGGCCGATTGGAAAAGCTCGGTCCCTGCCGGACCGCACGTCGACCTGGCGGTTGTCTCGCTAACGGAGGGGGAGTGGGCCTCGGCGGCGCTCCTGAACCGCGCCCAGCTCGCGCCCGGCGAGGCCCTTCTCGTGAGGCCCGACGGGGTGATCGCCGCGCGCGCGGCGTCTTGCGAGCCGACCAGTTGGCTGGACGAGGCTGTCGCCGCGATGCTCGGCGGCTAG
- a CDS encoding CGNR zinc finger domain-containing protein, whose product MQPRQTQRQDPERPLGLRFVVDAINAPNPSSSWSALTEAHGDPLLGELATQQEHVHAAVHALRSIFEIQDPGQAAAKLNQLLAECSTQPELAELPDGRWALRPSLTGTSTAATTLTRVGAFALATWLSERGRCAWGLCEATGCDRAFIDEGRRAAQRFCSTTCATRTRVALHRKSGAVADAGDTTATE is encoded by the coding sequence ATGCAGCCTCGCCAGACCCAACGCCAAGACCCCGAACGCCCCCTGGGCCTCCGCTTCGTCGTTGACGCCATCAACGCCCCCAACCCCTCATCCTCCTGGAGCGCACTGACCGAGGCCCACGGCGACCCGTTACTCGGCGAACTCGCAACCCAGCAAGAGCACGTTCACGCGGCGGTGCACGCGCTGCGAAGCATCTTTGAGATCCAGGATCCAGGCCAGGCCGCAGCCAAACTCAACCAACTGCTCGCTGAGTGCTCGACGCAACCAGAACTGGCCGAACTTCCTGACGGCCGATGGGCGCTTCGGCCAAGCCTCACCGGCACATCGACGGCTGCCACAACCCTCACTCGCGTCGGGGCCTTTGCGCTCGCGACCTGGCTCTCGGAGCGTGGCCGATGCGCCTGGGGCCTGTGCGAGGCCACTGGATGCGATCGGGCGTTCATCGACGAGGGACGACGCGCGGCGCAGCGATTCTGCAGCACGACGTGCGCCACCCGAACCAGAGTTGCTCTCCATCGCAAATCGGGAGCGGTCGCCGACGCCGGCGACACCACCGCCACGGAGTGA
- a CDS encoding DNA-directed RNA polymerase subunit alpha encodes MLIAQRPTLTEDSISEYRSRFTIEPLEPGFGYTLGNSLRRTLLSSIPGAAVTSVRFEGVAHEFTTIPGVTEDVTEIILNIKGLVVSSEHDEPITAYLRKTGAGEVTAADISAPAGVEVHNPELVIATLGDDAQFELELTIERGRGYVSAAQNRNDDAEVGRIPVDSIYSPVLKVTYRVEATRAGERTDFDRLVVDVESKPAISPRDAIASAGSTLVELFGLARELNTAAEGVEIGPAPVEVVAEGELSIPIEDLDLSVRSYNCLKREGINSVSELVALSEAQLMNIRNFGQKSVFEVRDKLAEMGLSLKDAVPGFDGANFYSYEDDVN; translated from the coding sequence GTGCTCATTGCACAGCGCCCCACTCTGACCGAAGATTCAATCTCCGAGTACCGCTCGCGCTTCACCATCGAGCCCCTCGAGCCTGGCTTCGGTTACACGCTTGGAAACTCGCTCCGTCGTACCCTGCTTTCCTCGATCCCCGGAGCCGCTGTGACAAGCGTTCGCTTCGAGGGCGTCGCTCACGAGTTCACGACGATCCCCGGTGTCACTGAAGACGTCACCGAGATCATCCTGAACATCAAGGGCCTCGTGGTTTCGAGCGAGCACGACGAGCCGATCACCGCGTACCTTCGCAAGACCGGGGCAGGCGAGGTTACCGCCGCTGACATCTCGGCGCCTGCTGGCGTTGAGGTGCACAACCCCGAGCTTGTCATTGCGACACTTGGCGACGACGCACAGTTCGAGCTTGAGCTCACCATCGAGCGCGGCCGTGGCTACGTTTCTGCAGCGCAGAACCGTAACGACGACGCAGAGGTAGGCCGTATTCCGGTCGACTCGATCTACTCGCCCGTGCTCAAGGTGACCTACCGTGTCGAGGCAACTCGTGCCGGCGAGCGCACTGACTTCGACCGCCTGGTGGTCGACGTCGAGTCGAAGCCAGCTATCAGCCCCCGTGACGCAATCGCGTCAGCAGGTTCGACGCTTGTCGAGCTGTTCGGGCTTGCACGCGAGCTGAACACTGCCGCTGAGGGCGTCGAGATCGGCCCCGCGCCGGTTGAGGTTGTCGCCGAGGGCGAGCTCTCGATTCCGATCGAGGATCTCGACCTTTCGGTTCGCAGCTACAACTGCCTCAAGCGTGAGGGCATCAACTCCGTGAGCGAACTCGTTGCGCTCTCGGAAGCCCAGCTCATGAACATTCGTAACTTCGGTCAGAAGTCCGTCTTTGAGGTGCGCGACAAGCTCGCCGAGATGGGTCTCTCGCTCAAGGACGCGGTTCCCGGTTTTGACGGAGCCAACTTCTACAGCTACGAGGACGACGTTAACTAA
- the rpmJ gene encoding 50S ribosomal protein L36, translating into MKVNPSVKPICDHCKVIRRHGRVMVICKSNPRHKQRQG; encoded by the coding sequence ATGAAGGTCAACCCCAGCGTTAAGCCCATCTGCGATCACTGCAAGGTGATCCGCCGCCACGGCCGCGTCATGGTGATCTGCAAGAGCAACCCGCGTCACAAGCAGCGCCAGGGCTAA
- the map gene encoding type I methionyl aminopeptidase: MSRRGFLRRSIYKSPAQLRLMIEPGLAAVDALAAMRAAVKPGITTLELDAIAEDAIRARGGEPNFMLEPGYRHTICANVNADVVHAIPTDRPLAPGDIVSLDVGAVIGGWHSDAAFTAVIPDPSRPELTEANEKLSHVTEQAMWQGIARLARATHLNEVGDAVERYVRKHSDFGVLEDYIGHGIGRSMHEDPPVFNVAVPKRGPEVKPGLVVAIEPIISAGTIDTVVQDDDWTVSIADGAMSAQWEHSVAVHEGGIWVLTADDGGAAGLAQFGITPAPIA, encoded by the coding sequence ATGTCGCGTCGCGGGTTCCTCCGCCGTTCGATCTATAAGTCGCCGGCGCAGCTCCGGCTCATGATTGAGCCGGGTTTGGCTGCTGTTGACGCGCTCGCTGCGATGCGAGCTGCGGTGAAGCCGGGGATCACCACGCTCGAGCTTGACGCGATCGCGGAGGACGCGATTCGCGCGAGGGGTGGCGAGCCGAACTTCATGCTCGAGCCTGGCTACAGGCACACGATCTGTGCGAACGTGAATGCCGACGTTGTCCATGCAATTCCGACTGACAGGCCGCTTGCTCCGGGCGACATTGTGTCGCTCGACGTGGGCGCCGTTATTGGGGGCTGGCACAGCGACGCCGCATTCACTGCCGTGATTCCGGACCCGTCGAGGCCTGAGCTCACCGAAGCGAACGAAAAGCTCTCGCATGTGACCGAGCAGGCCATGTGGCAGGGGATCGCGCGTCTCGCGCGTGCGACGCACCTGAACGAGGTCGGCGATGCGGTTGAGCGCTACGTTCGTAAGCACAGTGACTTCGGCGTGCTTGAAGATTACATTGGTCACGGAATTGGCCGGAGCATGCACGAGGACCCGCCGGTGTTCAACGTTGCGGTGCCGAAGCGGGGCCCCGAGGTAAAGCCTGGTCTTGTTGTCGCCATCGAGCCGATTATTTCGGCTGGCACGATCGACACTGTTGTTCAGGACGATGACTGGACAGTGTCGATTGCTGACGGTGCTATGAGTGCCCAGTGGGAGCACTCTGTTGCCGTGCATGAGGGCGGAATCTGGGTCCTGACGGCTGATGACGGTGGCGCCGCTGGTCTCGCCCAGTTCGGGATCACGCCCGCGCCGATCGCCTAG